The Neobacillus sp. OS1-2 genome includes a window with the following:
- a CDS encoding ATP-binding protein encodes MNSRKGNFFIYFIVVILPVIILGTYYFFDILKENDLERKKDALWVASIYQKNWDQFISETTTSLDILSLSAMENIDSPKKMEPLLMKVNQNDPRYGGLYLLNENGNLLTGSVPLRNEDDFSKLPFIKEVINTKDTIISEHEEILKNNQRIVGIARPVLDENGELKAILIADLRIDYMRNLMKVLTPETKLYVVNGGKSAILEMNVTNNEIDEHNTHWVTSQMDRIPWSIKVKIADRNNKQIGKTLGKVLFIILVITHILYLLIEYLLLRRFAHKERRQNELQKLELVGSLAASTAHEIRNPLTGVKGLIQLLGEKYTDQEDRFYFDVINSELKRINEIVSEFLILGKPTAQVTNNINIAETLKELKPLIISEGNSQNVECNFQLSSEPIIVTCVKDELKQVILNLTKNAFESFEKPGILEIKLLHQDKDFCKLEISDTGKGIPKDELGNIFVPFYTSKETGTGLGLVICKRIINSFGGSILIESKEKMGTTVSITLPIVK; translated from the coding sequence ATGAACAGTCGTAAAGGCAATTTTTTTATTTATTTTATCGTGGTGATCTTACCTGTTATCATTTTAGGTACATACTATTTTTTTGATATTTTAAAAGAAAACGACTTGGAAAGAAAAAAAGATGCTTTATGGGTCGCTTCGATTTATCAAAAGAACTGGGATCAATTCATTAGTGAAACAACGACAAGCCTAGATATTCTTTCCCTATCCGCCATGGAAAACATAGATTCTCCTAAGAAAATGGAACCATTACTCATGAAGGTAAACCAAAACGATCCCCGATATGGAGGTCTGTACCTACTGAACGAAAATGGAAATTTGTTAACGGGCTCCGTTCCCTTGCGTAATGAAGATGACTTTTCCAAATTACCGTTTATAAAAGAAGTAATCAACACAAAGGATACAATCATTTCAGAACATGAGGAGATTCTTAAAAATAATCAAAGAATTGTTGGAATAGCTAGACCCGTTCTCGATGAAAATGGCGAATTAAAAGCTATTCTCATTGCAGATTTACGGATCGATTATATGAGGAACCTGATGAAGGTTCTGACTCCAGAAACCAAGCTATATGTTGTGAATGGTGGAAAATCTGCCATCCTTGAAATGAATGTAACCAACAATGAAATAGATGAGCATAATACCCATTGGGTCACTTCACAAATGGACCGTATACCATGGAGTATTAAAGTGAAAATTGCAGATCGGAATAATAAACAAATCGGGAAAACTTTGGGTAAGGTTTTATTTATCATTCTCGTCATAACCCATATCCTTTACTTACTAATTGAATATCTCCTTTTACGGAGATTTGCCCATAAAGAAAGACGGCAAAATGAGTTGCAAAAGCTGGAATTAGTTGGCTCCTTAGCTGCAAGCACTGCGCATGAAATTCGAAATCCGTTGACAGGTGTAAAAGGGTTAATCCAACTTCTAGGTGAAAAGTATACCGATCAAGAGGATCGCTTCTATTTCGATGTTATAAACTCCGAGCTGAAGAGGATAAATGAAATAGTTAGTGAGTTCTTAATCCTTGGTAAGCCGACAGCACAAGTGACAAATAACATCAATATTGCAGAAACACTTAAAGAATTGAAACCCCTCATCATATCTGAGGGAAATTCACAAAATGTAGAATGTAACTTTCAACTTTCTAGTGAACCCATCATCGTTACCTGTGTTAAGGACGAATTGAAACAGGTTATCTTGAATCTTACAAAAAATGCGTTTGAATCATTTGAAAAACCTGGGATTCTAGAAATTAAGCTGCTACATCAGGATAAGGATTTTTGTAAACTAGAAATTAGCGATACTGGGAAAGGAATACCGAAGGATGAGTTGGGGAATATATTTGTTCCTTTTTACACTTCCAAAGAAACAGGGACAGGCCTTGGACTGGTCATTTGTAAAAGGATCATCAACTCATTTGGCGGCAGTATACTAATTGAGAGCAAAGAAAAGATGGGGACGACCGTCAGTATTACATTGCCAATCGTAAAATAA